In a genomic window of Ipomoea triloba cultivar NCNSP0323 chromosome 3, ASM357664v1:
- the LOC116013318 gene encoding probable LRR receptor-like serine/threonine-protein kinase At5g10290: MGLSSLLLYLALLFTALCWAPSVCGNAELRALMDLKASLDPENALLSSWTVSGDPCDRSFEGVACNEKGQVANISLQGRGLSGKLSPAVGRLEHLTGLYLHYNSLYGEIPPEIANLTKLSDLYLNVNNLSGEIPLQLGKMASLQVLQLCYNQLTGSIPTEFGDLEKLSVLALQSNNLTGAIPASLGKLGLLKRLDLSFNHLFGSIPSKLADMPLLEVLNVRNNTLSGNVPLAFKRFVDGFQYENNPGLCGAGFLSLRACTSLNHPNPNRPEPYGADSNGFSTRDIPETANLNLSCSGSHCSTASKSSQASVVVGVVIVTVIGSALGILVFSRYRQWKQKRGGALDASDSSLHTEHAKDVNKKNGSPLVSLEYASGWDPLAEGRRYGGVPQEVFQNFRFNLEEVESAAQNFIDKNLLGKSNFSATYRGTLRDGSVVAIKRITKISCKSEEAEFLRGLSILTCFRHENLVRLRGFCCSRGRGECFLVYDYIPNGNLLRYLDVKEGDPEVLEWSTRIGIISGAAKGIEYLHGCKVNKPAIVHQNISAENILLDQRFKPLLSNSGLYKLLTKDTVFSALKASAAMGYLAPEYSTTGRFTEKSDVYAFGVLIFQIISGKRKFNNSMRTAAESCRFHDFIDKNLQGRFSEGEAAKLAKIAWTCTHECPEERPSMETIVRELGNHTNLC, translated from the exons ATGGGTCTTTCTTCTTTACTCTTGTATCTTGCTCTGCTGTTCACCGCCCTCTGCTGGGCGCCATCTGTATGTGGAAATGCCGAGCTAAGAGCTCTGATGGACTTGAAGGCGAGTCTTGACCCGGAAAACGCATTGCTAAGTTCTTGGACCGTTTCAGGGGACCCGTGCGATCGTTCCTTTGAAGGAGTGGCGTGCAATGAGAAGGGTCAAGTGGCTAACATTTCGCTCCAGGGGAGAGGACTCTCCGGGAAGCTGTCGCCGGCGGTGGGACGGCTCGAGCACTTGACGGGGCTGTACTTGCACTACAACTCCTTGTATGGGGAGATACCCCCAGAGATTGCAAATTTGACTAAGCTCAGCGATCTCTACTTGAATGTTAATAATCTTTCAGGGGAGATTCCTCTTCAACTTGGAAAAATGGCTAGCTTACAAG TTCTACAATTATGTTATAACCAGCTCACTGGAAGCATACCCACTGAGTTTGGTGATCTTGAGAAGCTGAGTGTCCTTGCGCTGCAATCTAATAATTTAACGGGTGCTATCCCTGCTAGCTTGGGCAAATTGGGATTGTTGAAGAGGCTGGACTTGAGTTTTAATCATCTCTTTGGTTCAATTCCTTCAAAACTTGCTGACATGCCTCTACTCGAAGTTCTGAATGTCCGCAACAATACACTTTCCGGCAATGTCCCTCTTG CTTTCAAGAGATTTGTCGATGGGTTTCAGTATGAGAACAATCCAGGATTGTGTGGAGCTGGTTTCCTATCCTTGAGAGCTTGCACTTCTTTGAATCATCCAAATCCTAACAGACCTGAGCCTTATGGAGCTGATTCAAATGGTTTCTCTACAAGAGATATTCCAGAAACAGCAAATCTGAACTTAAGTTGCAGTGGCAGTCATTGCTCAACTGCATCTAAATCCTCACAGGCATCAGTTGTTGTTGGAGTGGTCATAGTTACCGTTATTGGGTCAGCTTTAGGAATTCTTGTCTTCTCGCGGTATAGGCAATGGAAGCAGAAACGGGGTGGTGCACTTGATGCATCTGATAGCAGTCTGCATACTGAGCATGCCAAGGACGTTAACAAGAAGAATGGCTCACCACTCGTTAGCCTTGAATATGCAAGTGGATGGGATCCTTTGGCTGAGGGTCGGCGTTATGGTGGGGTTCCCCAGGaggtttttcaaaattttaggtTCAATCTAGAAGAGGTGGAATCAGCTGCTCAGAACTTCATAGATAAGAATCTATTGGGCAAGAGCAACTTTTCAGCAACCTATAGAGGAACTCTAAGAGATGGATCAGTTGTTGCAATTAAGAGAATCACCAAAATCAGTTGCAAGTCTGAGGAGGCCGAGTTTTTGAGAGGTTTGAGCATTCTGACCTGCTTTAGACACGAAAATTTGGTCAGGTTAAGAGGATTCTGCTGTTCTAGAGGTCGGGGAGAGTGTTTTCTTGTTTATGATTATATTCCAAATGGAAACTTATTACGCTATCTAGATGTGAAAGAGGGTGATCCTGAGGTTCTTGAATGGTCCACCAGAATCGGTATCATAAGTGGTGCTGCTAAAG GAATTGAGTACTTGCACGGATGTAAGGTGAATAAACCAGCTATAGTCCACCAAAATATATCTGCTGAGAACATTCTACTTGACCAGCGATTTAAACCTTTGCTTTCCAATTCGGGCCTGTACAAGCTTCTCACGAAAGATACTGTCTTCTCAGCCCTCAAGGCAAGTGCTGCCATGGGATATCTAGCTCCAGAGTACAGTACTACAGGGCGGTTCACTGAGAAAAGTGACGTTTATGCTTTTGGGGTTCTCATTTTCCAAATAATCTCTGGGAAGCGGAAGTTCAACAATTCAATGCGTACTGCTGCTGAATCTTGCCGGTTCCATGATTTTATAGATAAAAATCTTCAAGGGAGATTCTCAGAGGGTGAAGCTGCAAAGCTTGCGAAAATTGCTTGGACATGTACTCATGAATGCCCAGAGGAGCGACCATCCATGGAAACAATTGTACGAGAACTGGGTAACCACACTAACCTCTGCTGA
- the LOC116012935 gene encoding uncharacterized protein LOC116012935, translated as MGVWSAENATKAYLKTMKMGKGAKQPDVAEFISALAAGNTARLILVACAAAGADSTTRALVAAAQQTGGRVVSVLSSADELRSCRTFLGEDDAKHVEFILGDVEALLRNQYREADCVVVDCNLKNSEAILETARRVGNPGAMVLGYNALCMASSSSRRCQGLLNDAHLLPIGEGVLVARSGGSAGKSKSRWIVTVDEATGEEHVFRVRSHGN; from the exons ATGGGTGTCTGGTCTGCTGAAAACGCTACCAAGGCTTATCtaaaaacaatgaaaatg GGAAAAGGAGCAAAACAGCCGGATGTAGCAGAGTTCATCTCCGCACTGGCCGCCGGCAACACTGCACGCCTCATTCTCGTTGCATGTGCGGCAGCTGGAGCCGACTCCACCACACGAGCCCTGGTGGCCGCCGCCCAACAGACCGGCGGCCGCGTCGTCTCCGTTCTCAGCTCCGCCGATGAGCTCCGCTCTTGCAGAACATTTTTGGGCGAAGACGACGCAAAACACGTGGAGTTCATCCTCGGAGACGTGGAGGCCCTACTGAGGAACCAATACCGGGAAGCGGACTGCGTGGTCGTGGACTGCAACCTTAAGAACTCCGAAGCCATACTAGAAACGGCGCGGCGGGTCGGAAATCCCGGCGCCATGGTTTTGGGGTACAACGCGCTTTGCATGGCGTCGTCGTCGTCACGGCGGTGTCAGGGACTACTCAACGACGCTCATTTGCTGCCTATAGGAGAAGGTGTGTTAGTAGCCAGAAGCGGTGGTTCCGCCGGAAAGAGCAAGAGCCGGTGGATTGTGACGGTGGATGAGGCCACCGGGGAAGAACATGTCTTCAGAGTCAGATCACATGGAAATTAA
- the LOC116013321 gene encoding probable calcium-binding protein CML13: protein MGKDLSSDQISSMKEAFTLFDTDGDGKIAPSELGILMRSLGGNPTQAQLKSIISEEKLSSPFDFKRFLDLMSKHLKPEPFDRQLRDAFKVLDKDNTGFVVIADLKHILTSIGEKLEPAEFDEWIREVDAGSDGKIRYEDFIARMVAK from the coding sequence ATGGGGAAAGATCTGAGCAGCGATCAAATATCCTCCATGAAGGAGGCATTCACGCTGTTCGACACCGACGGCGACGGGAAGATCGCGCCGTCGGAGCTCGGCATCCTCATGAGGTCACTCGGCGGTAACCCGACCCAGGCGCAGCTCAAATCCATCATCTCCGAGGAGAAGCTCAGCTCGCCGTTCGATTTCAAGCGCTTCCTCGACCTCATGTCCAAGCACCTCAAGCCCGAGCCCTTCGATCGCCAGCTCCGCGACGCCTTTAAGGTCCTCGATAAGGACAACACCGGCTTCGTTGTCATTGCGGATCTCAAGCACATCCTCACCAGCATCGGGGAGAAGCTCGAGCCTGCGGAGTTTGATGAGTGGATCCGCGAGGTTGATGCTGGATCCGACGGCAAGATCCGCTATGAGGACTTCATTGCTCGCATGGTTGCCAAGTGA
- the LOC116013320 gene encoding uncharacterized protein LOC116013320, whose amino-acid sequence MSCWSAENATKAYIRTMNMGENAKELNGAEFISALAAGNNAQLIVVACAGAADAITLALAAASQQTGGRVVCILPGLEELCCSKLTLGTKTNAGHVDFIVGNPQELLSKHYKEADFLAIDCNLENHEEILRSVQGSARYNNTVILGYNAFCKQSWRSSSLRISLLPIGEGLLLTRIAAAKNTNINRPGMQKRGHWIVKVDKCTGEEHVFRVRSPQRRVIEA is encoded by the exons ATGAGTTGCTGGTCTGCTGAAAATGCCACAAAAGCCTATATCAGAACAATGAATATG GGAGAGAACGCTAAAGAGCTAAACGGTGCAGAGTTTATTTCAGCGTTAGCAGCTGGAAACAACGCGCAATTGATTGTTGTTGCGTGCGCTGGTGCTGCAGATGCCATCACGCTTGCCCTGGCAGCAGCGTCTCAGCAAACTGGAGGGCGCGTTGTCTGCATCCTCCCGGGGCTAGAAGAGCTGTGCTGTTCTAAACTTACTCTGGGAACAAAAACAAATGCTGGCCATGTTGATTTCATTGTTGGGAATCCTCAGGAATTGCTGTCAAAGCACTATAAAGAGGCAGATTTTCTAGCCATTGACTGCAATCTCGAAAACCATGAAGAAATTCTCAGATCAGTTCAGGGAAGTGCAAGGTATAACAACACTGTGATCTTAGGCTATAACGCCTTCTGCAAGCAATCATGGAGAAGCAGCAGTTTGCGTATTAGCCTGTTGCCTATTGGAGAAGGATTGCTGCTAACAAGAATAGCAGCTGCCAAGAACACGAATATTAACAGACCCGGGATGCAGAAGAGGGGTCACTGGATTGTCAAAGTAGATAAATGCACTGGCGAAGAACACGTTTTCAGGGTCAGATCCCCTCAGAGGAGAGTAATAGAAGCTTAG